One part of the Chryseobacterium sp. 7 genome encodes these proteins:
- a CDS encoding type IX secretion system plug protein domain-containing protein, whose protein sequence is MKTLRILLLFLGGLVFGQNIQSIQLFNPQTNDETPVIRIGEQLVLGFDDLTNGSQIYRYTFKHYDRNWNEDNLFFTEFATGSMNALLDQFQYSFNTLQAYTHYKLVFPNDKIQLKVSGNYELIVYKDSADKPLFKKRFYLVEDVTSVDLNISRFADAKKPNLNQRVEVNVSPKGGDISSNVNSITMNVMQNNNPNMVISNLKPSSFLGNQVVFQQMNLVFPGDNEFYYFDNKNMNMAADMVRAVEIKDDANQTYLHPVWAFPLNYQYQPDVNGAWYYRRNDLGRERDAEREADYSWVHFYLESDPVDKEIYVLGGFNNFLPSKENQMQYDAATKQYVAKIFLKQGFYNYVLVTKDGNGLNFGEVNGNFWQTENLYQAFIYYAPFGRNYDGLMGYGEFRTPVANKR, encoded by the coding sequence ATGAAAACTTTGCGAATACTCTTACTTTTTTTGGGCGGACTGGTTTTTGGACAAAATATCCAAAGTATTCAGCTGTTCAATCCTCAGACCAATGACGAAACTCCGGTAATCAGAATAGGGGAACAGTTGGTTTTGGGCTTTGATGATCTCACAAACGGCAGTCAGATCTACAGATACACATTCAAGCATTATGACAGAAACTGGAATGAAGATAATCTGTTTTTTACAGAATTTGCTACCGGAAGTATGAATGCACTGCTGGACCAGTTTCAGTATTCTTTCAATACTTTGCAAGCGTATACCCACTATAAACTGGTATTCCCGAATGATAAAATCCAGCTTAAAGTTTCAGGAAATTATGAACTGATTGTTTATAAAGACTCTGCAGATAAACCTCTTTTCAAAAAAAGATTTTATCTGGTAGAAGATGTTACTTCTGTGGATTTAAATATTTCAAGATTCGCTGATGCCAAAAAGCCGAACCTCAACCAAAGGGTAGAAGTGAATGTTTCCCCGAAAGGAGGAGATATTTCTTCCAATGTGAATTCTATCACTATGAATGTGATGCAGAATAACAACCCGAATATGGTTATTTCTAATCTTAAACCAAGCTCTTTCTTAGGGAATCAGGTGGTTTTCCAGCAAATGAATCTTGTATTTCCGGGAGATAATGAGTTTTATTATTTTGATAATAAAAATATGAATATGGCGGCCGATATGGTACGTGCTGTGGAAATAAAAGATGATGCGAACCAGACGTATCTTCATCCTGTATGGGCGTTTCCTTTAAATTATCAATATCAGCCAGATGTGAATGGAGCATGGTATTACAGAAGAAATGATTTAGGCAGAGAAAGGGATGCAGAAAGAGAAGCAGACTACTCATGGGTGCATTTCTATCTGGAATCTGATCCTGTAGATAAAGAGATTTATGTTTTGGGAGGGTTTAATAATTTTTTACCAAGCAAAGAAAATCAGATGCAGTATGATGCTGCTACTAAACAGTATGTTGCTAAAATATTCCTGAAACAAGGTTTTTATAACTATGTTTTGGTGACAAAAGATGGAAACGGGCTGAACTTTGGAGAAGTGAATGGTAATTTCTGGCAAACGGAAAATCTTTATCAGGCATTTATTTATTATGCACCTTTCGGAAGAAACTATGATGGGTTAATGGGCTATGGTGAGTTCAGAACGCCTGTTGCTAATAAACGCTAA
- a CDS encoding MBL fold metallo-hydrolase: MLQIQGFVFNFASENTYIIYNENKNAWLIDPGNMSGQETQAISNFITENGLKIQKILLTHAHIDHVFGLQWAFDTFKVPVNMHQEDQEVLDMLQASGIRFGMQIDPVKVDVEYIKEGDELDLDGEKFKIYHVPGHSPGSVVYHNDHQKFVISGDVLFEGSIGRTDLYKGNYDQLIEGIKSKLFILDNDTQVFSGHGNPTTIGFEKQYNPFLK; the protein is encoded by the coding sequence ATGCTTCAGATTCAAGGTTTCGTATTCAATTTTGCGAGCGAAAATACTTACATCATTTATAACGAAAATAAAAATGCGTGGTTAATTGATCCGGGAAATATGAGCGGACAGGAAACTCAGGCGATCAGCAATTTCATTACAGAAAACGGACTGAAAATTCAGAAAATTCTTTTGACACATGCCCATATTGACCATGTATTCGGACTTCAATGGGCTTTTGATACGTTCAAAGTACCTGTGAATATGCATCAGGAAGATCAGGAAGTGCTGGATATGCTTCAGGCAAGCGGAATCAGATTCGGAATGCAGATAGATCCTGTAAAGGTGGATGTAGAATACATCAAGGAAGGTGATGAGCTGGATCTGGATGGTGAAAAATTTAAAATTTATCACGTTCCGGGACATTCTCCGGGAAGTGTGGTCTATCATAATGACCATCAGAAATTCGTGATTTCTGGAGATGTACTTTTTGAAGGCAGCATCGGAAGAACAGATCTTTACAAAGGAAATTATGATCAGCTGATTGAAGGAATTAAGTCTAAACTTTTCATTTTGGATAATGACACGCAGGTTTTCTCCGGACACGGAAATCCTACAACCATTGGATTTGAAAAACAATATAATCCCTTTTTGAAATAA
- a CDS encoding TonB-dependent receptor yields the protein MKKKSIFLIAATATLYFNNAYAQETPKDSAKVSSIDQIVITGNSGPKKKIESSTAISTFSAKEIQKQNPISAAALLQRVPGFAVETSGGEVGNNLFARGIPSAGAYEFVQVQEDGLPVFEDGALQFANADNFFRVDNSVSRLEALRGGSGSIFATNSPGGLINFITREGSNDFKGTAKVETSTYGLMRTDLNVGGALVQDKLFFNIGGFYRTDSGIRKTGFKANDGGQIRMNLKYVFDKGYVKVYYKKLDDRNTFFLPIPLIQNGNDLKEFPGFDPNYGTYSYRAISQLNIPQAGGGFFKRNLEDGIHPKVDVLGAEFKYDLGNNFSVLNKTRYTNINMNYTGIFPAGLPETAADFATKPVSEGGDYGMTNYQYSLVSNGAIVNPAFVQKLGFWAIDKQMNNFVNDLQFNYKFDKGNVTAGFYKSNWKSHQYWNWSNILATATDRPELLNLVDTSLTPLDNGYSKTYNGVTNMTFLQRDTQTQGSLNDLYVNLDYNITDALSVNGGLRYSHDYYKGNFANTTTSNLNNSGLTTDGTHGFNTTTADDNMSVLGNKYTYWNYNIDKVSFTVAANYKISKENAVYARFSNGFRSPNEEAYYNYFSNPAPDKPLKSVTTNQLEVGYKYYSRTFDIAVIPFYSTLKNLSFTDIFSNGTSENIFANTQNYGVEFEGYARLFNNILEVSFNGTVQSPKYKNLEAGSVLEGNVVRRMPKFFFNISPAVNITKAWRAYASMNYYGKRFQDEKNVQTLPAFTEFGAGTSYQLGKIRFAVDGTNIFNTIGITEGDPRAGSPTGDGTIMARPIMGAAVRASITLDF from the coding sequence ATGAAAAAAAAATCGATCTTTTTAATCGCCGCTACAGCTACATTATACTTTAATAATGCTTATGCCCAGGAAACTCCGAAAGATTCGGCAAAAGTTTCTTCTATAGATCAGATTGTCATTACCGGAAATTCCGGCCCTAAGAAAAAAATAGAATCCAGTACTGCAATTTCCACATTCAGTGCTAAAGAAATTCAGAAGCAAAACCCAATCAGTGCCGCTGCTTTATTACAGAGAGTACCAGGATTTGCCGTGGAAACTTCAGGAGGTGAAGTAGGAAATAACCTTTTCGCAAGAGGGATTCCTTCTGCAGGAGCTTATGAATTTGTACAGGTACAGGAAGACGGTCTTCCGGTTTTCGAAGATGGTGCGCTTCAATTTGCCAATGCAGATAACTTTTTCCGTGTAGATAATTCGGTAAGCCGTCTGGAAGCTTTAAGAGGAGGTTCCGGTTCCATTTTTGCTACCAACTCTCCGGGAGGACTTATCAACTTTATTACCAGAGAAGGATCCAATGATTTCAAAGGAACGGCAAAAGTGGAAACAAGTACTTATGGACTGATGCGTACAGACCTTAATGTAGGTGGCGCTTTGGTTCAGGATAAATTATTCTTCAACATCGGTGGTTTCTACAGAACAGACAGCGGAATCAGAAAAACAGGTTTCAAAGCTAATGACGGAGGCCAGATCAGAATGAACCTGAAATATGTCTTTGATAAAGGGTACGTGAAGGTATACTATAAAAAACTGGACGACAGAAATACATTCTTCCTTCCGATTCCTTTGATTCAAAATGGAAATGACCTGAAAGAATTCCCAGGTTTTGATCCTAACTATGGAACATACAGCTACAGAGCAATCAGCCAGCTGAATATTCCACAAGCCGGAGGAGGATTTTTCAAAAGAAACCTGGAAGACGGTATTCATCCTAAAGTAGATGTTCTAGGTGCGGAGTTTAAATATGATCTTGGAAACAATTTCAGTGTTTTAAACAAAACAAGATATACTAATATCAATATGAATTATACAGGGATTTTCCCTGCCGGATTGCCTGAAACTGCAGCTGACTTTGCAACTAAACCTGTGTCCGAAGGTGGAGATTATGGTATGACTAATTATCAATATTCATTAGTAAGTAACGGAGCGATTGTAAATCCTGCATTTGTTCAAAAATTAGGTTTCTGGGCAATTGACAAGCAGATGAACAACTTTGTGAATGATTTACAGTTCAACTATAAATTTGATAAAGGAAATGTTACCGCAGGTTTCTATAAATCTAACTGGAAGTCTCATCAATACTGGAACTGGAGTAATATTCTGGCTACAGCAACAGACAGACCGGAATTGCTGAACCTTGTAGATACTTCTCTTACGCCTTTGGATAATGGATATTCAAAAACGTATAACGGAGTTACCAACATGACATTTTTACAGAGAGATACACAAACACAGGGAAGCTTGAATGATCTTTATGTAAACTTAGATTACAATATTACAGATGCTTTAAGCGTAAACGGAGGTCTTCGTTACAGCCACGATTATTATAAAGGAAATTTTGCCAATACAACCACTTCCAACTTAAATAATTCAGGGTTAACAACGGATGGAACTCACGGTTTCAACACGACAACTGCTGATGATAACATGAGCGTTTTAGGAAACAAATACACATACTGGAATTATAATATTGATAAAGTTTCTTTCACGGTAGCGGCTAATTATAAAATCAGCAAAGAAAATGCAGTGTATGCCCGTTTTTCTAACGGTTTCAGATCTCCGAACGAAGAAGCCTATTATAACTATTTCTCCAACCCGGCACCTGATAAACCTTTAAAATCAGTAACAACCAATCAGTTGGAAGTAGGGTATAAATATTACTCGCGTACTTTTGATATTGCAGTGATTCCGTTCTATTCTACATTGAAGAATCTTTCCTTTACGGACATCTTCTCTAACGGAACATCTGAAAATATATTTGCCAATACACAAAACTACGGGGTTGAATTTGAAGGATATGCCCGTTTATTCAACAATATTTTGGAGGTTTCATTCAACGGAACCGTTCAAAGTCCAAAATATAAAAACCTTGAAGCAGGAAGTGTTCTTGAAGGAAATGTAGTACGAAGAATGCCGAAATTTTTCTTCAATATTTCACCGGCAGTTAATATTACAAAAGCCTGGAGAGCATATGCAAGTATGAATTACTATGGAAAACGTTTCCAGGATGAGAAAAATGTACAGACGCTGCCTGCTTTCACAGAATTCGGGGCAGGTACCTCTTATCAGTTAGGAAAAATACGCTTTGCAGTAGACGGAACCAACATCTTTAATACCATTGGTATTACAGAAGGAGACCCAAGAGCAGGCTCACCAACCGGAGACGGAACCATCATGGCAAGACCTATCATGGGAGCTGCTGTAAGAGCATCCATTACTTTAGATTTCTAA
- a CDS encoding trehalase family glycosidase: MSNQLYINEIQSLFDAVQRSEIFEDQKMMTDAVPLFPIAKINEDYEQSKNTEGFNLKDFVMAHFDFLGARVSVHREEQLPIGEHIEKLWDELTRTAYEEKGTLLKLPKPYIVPGGRFNEFFYWDSYFIMLGLQVSGRVEMMKNIIENCSYLILNVGFVPNASRTHFLSRSQPPYFSLMLDLLFETTNDEGIYTQYHETLEKEYAFWMNGLEWLEKGSSIKRVVKTTDGDILNRYYDAENAPRPESYLIDIEDHETTSGDEFYRNIRSACESGWDFSSRWFADGQNIQTIETLNLAQVDLNCLLWHLEMTLAKSSALQNLSEKNNYFSERAASRRQMINKYFWNGNTSNYKDYHIKKNTNTPSEHIAALYPLFLGIADQKQAEAVAKVIAEKFLYQGGLVTTTKNSGQQWDLPNAWAPYQWLGFKAMKNYGFDELAEKIKNNWCSNVERVYKNTGKLMEKYNALDTETIAGGGEYPNQDGFGWTNGVYLQLQQN, from the coding sequence ATGAGTAATCAGCTTTACATAAACGAAATTCAAAGTCTGTTTGATGCGGTACAGAGATCTGAAATTTTTGAAGATCAGAAAATGATGACGGATGCAGTTCCTCTGTTTCCAATTGCAAAGATTAATGAGGATTATGAACAATCAAAAAATACCGAAGGTTTTAACCTGAAAGATTTTGTGATGGCTCATTTTGATTTTTTAGGAGCAAGAGTTTCTGTACACCGAGAAGAGCAGCTTCCAATAGGTGAACATATTGAAAAGCTATGGGATGAACTGACCCGTACAGCCTATGAAGAAAAGGGAACGCTTTTAAAATTACCAAAACCATATATTGTTCCGGGAGGTCGTTTTAATGAATTTTTCTATTGGGACAGTTATTTTATTATGCTTGGATTACAGGTTTCCGGAAGAGTAGAAATGATGAAAAACATTATTGAAAACTGTTCTTACCTGATCCTGAATGTAGGATTTGTTCCCAATGCAAGCAGAACACATTTCTTAAGCAGATCTCAGCCGCCTTATTTTTCATTAATGCTGGATCTTCTTTTTGAAACAACCAATGACGAAGGAATTTATACACAATATCACGAAACACTGGAGAAAGAATATGCTTTCTGGATGAATGGTTTGGAATGGCTTGAAAAAGGTTCCAGTATAAAAAGAGTGGTTAAGACTACAGACGGAGATATTCTGAACCGTTATTATGATGCAGAAAATGCACCGCGTCCCGAAAGTTATCTGATCGATATTGAAGATCATGAGACCACTTCAGGAGACGAATTTTACAGAAACATAAGAAGTGCCTGCGAATCCGGCTGGGATTTTTCCAGCAGATGGTTTGCAGACGGACAGAATATACAGACAATAGAAACGCTGAACTTGGCACAGGTTGATCTGAACTGCCTTCTGTGGCATTTGGAAATGACTTTGGCTAAATCTTCAGCACTTCAGAATCTGAGCGAAAAAAACAATTATTTTTCAGAAAGAGCAGCAAGCCGAAGACAGATGATCAATAAATATTTCTGGAATGGAAATACTAGCAATTACAAAGATTATCACATTAAAAAAAACACAAACACACCGTCTGAACATATTGCTGCTCTTTATCCTTTATTTCTGGGAATTGCAGATCAGAAACAGGCGGAAGCAGTTGCCAAAGTCATTGCTGAGAAATTTCTCTACCAGGGAGGGCTTGTCACGACAACTAAAAACTCAGGGCAGCAATGGGATCTTCCCAATGCGTGGGCACCTTATCAATGGTTAGGATTTAAAGCAATGAAAAACTACGGCTTTGATGAACTGGCTGAAAAAATTAAAAACAACTGGTGTTCCAATGTAGAAAGAGTTTACAAAAACACCGGAAAGCTAATGGAAAAATACAATGCATTAGACACAGAAACAATAGCAGGCGGCGGGGAATACCCCAATCAGGACGGATTCGGTTGGACCAATGGAGTGTATTTACAATTACAACAAAACTGA
- a CDS encoding MFS transporter produces MKNLNIKAVLFLNYFVFAILLNSVGTVILQVQQNFGISKSSASILEGFKDLPIAICSFILASFLPKIGIKKSMLIALLLVSCMCFVMPFTNEFWVFKLLFATVGVSFALIKISVFTSIGLVTETDKEHSSFMGFLEGFFMIGVLAGNVLFSLYIDDHNPKSTEWLNVYWILGGLSTLSFLFLFFSKLNEQGAKSEKTDLLGDLRNSVSLFSYKKVLCFLLCAFLFVLVEQSFQTWTPTFYKEILKVPTSMSIQAGAVLAGAFALGRFLSGFFSKKFSWIYVVSFCVVGFAISLLLVLPLTHNIHIDTNTNWMNAPLVVYLFPLMGGLLAPIYPSINSVILASIPKYLHSAMSGLIVVFSAIGGTIGSIITGFVFQEFSGQQAFYLSLIPLSLLITSAVFMNKLKINPKK; encoded by the coding sequence ATGAAAAATCTTAACATCAAGGCCGTTTTATTTTTAAACTATTTTGTCTTCGCAATTCTTCTGAATTCTGTAGGAACAGTCATTCTACAGGTACAGCAGAATTTTGGGATTTCAAAGTCTTCGGCCAGCATTTTGGAAGGCTTCAAAGATCTTCCGATTGCCATATGTTCTTTCATTCTGGCTTCATTTCTTCCGAAGATAGGAATCAAAAAATCCATGCTGATTGCTTTATTGCTGGTAAGCTGTATGTGTTTTGTAATGCCGTTTACCAATGAGTTCTGGGTTTTTAAATTATTATTTGCGACAGTAGGAGTTTCATTTGCATTAATCAAAATATCGGTTTTTACTTCTATCGGGCTGGTAACGGAAACAGATAAGGAACATTCCAGCTTTATGGGATTTCTGGAAGGATTTTTCATGATTGGAGTATTGGCAGGAAATGTTTTATTCAGCTTATATATAGATGATCATAATCCGAAATCTACAGAATGGCTGAATGTATACTGGATTTTGGGTGGACTTTCAACTTTGTCTTTTTTATTCCTGTTCTTTTCAAAACTGAACGAACAGGGTGCTAAAAGTGAGAAAACGGATCTTCTGGGAGATTTAAGAAACAGTGTGAGCCTTTTCAGTTATAAAAAAGTATTGTGCTTTTTATTATGTGCTTTCCTTTTTGTATTGGTGGAACAAAGCTTTCAAACATGGACGCCTACATTTTATAAAGAAATTTTAAAAGTGCCTACATCCATGAGTATCCAAGCAGGAGCCGTTTTAGCAGGAGCTTTTGCATTAGGAAGATTTTTATCAGGATTCTTCTCTAAAAAGTTTAGCTGGATCTATGTAGTTTCTTTTTGTGTAGTTGGTTTTGCCATCAGCTTACTGCTGGTTTTACCTCTTACCCATAATATTCATATTGATACGAATACAAACTGGATGAATGCCCCTTTGGTGGTCTATCTATTTCCTTTGATGGGAGGTTTGCTGGCACCTATTTATCCGAGCATTAATTCTGTAATTCTGGCATCTATCCCGAAATATCTGCACAGCGCTATGTCAGGATTGATCGTTGTTTTCTCAGCAATCGGAGGAACTATAGGTTCTATCATTACCGGATTTGTGTTTCAGGAGTTCAGTGGGCAGCAGGCATTTTACCTTTCCCTGATTCCACTTTCATTGCTGATCACCTCTGCGGTTTTCATGAATAAATTAAAAATTAATCCTAAAAAATAA
- a CDS encoding AraC family transcriptional regulator, with the protein MKVTFERVIPNEKSSFRTIHNNSPISEFKWEYHYHPEIELVCVISGNGTRHVGYHKSNYTNGDLVLIGSNIPHSGFGLNSIDPHEEIVLQFKEEILQFPQQEVEARSIKNLLELSKYGIHFHQKVKKVMLPKLRLMLESEGYKRYLLLLEILFELSKCEDYELLNKEIMPYTIISKNKTRLENIFTYVEHHYDKEIDIEDVAKLANLTLPAFCNFFKKATQITFTEFVNRYRINKACLLMAQDRSISECSYQCGFNNVTYFNRMFKKYTGKTPSEFIRNYSHNKVNVDLKVEKETKSKVSF; encoded by the coding sequence ATGAAAGTTACTTTTGAAAGGGTAATTCCTAATGAAAAGAGTTCATTCCGCACAATTCACAATAACTCCCCTATTTCAGAATTCAAATGGGAATATCATTATCATCCCGAAATTGAACTGGTATGTGTTATTTCCGGGAATGGAACCCGACATGTGGGCTATCATAAAAGCAATTATACAAATGGGGATCTGGTATTAATCGGGTCGAACATTCCTCACTCCGGATTTGGACTGAACTCCATTGATCCGCATGAAGAAATTGTACTTCAGTTCAAAGAAGAAATCCTTCAGTTTCCTCAGCAGGAAGTAGAAGCCAGATCTATTAAAAATCTGTTGGAACTTTCAAAATACGGGATTCATTTTCATCAAAAAGTAAAAAAGGTAATGCTTCCCAAACTAAGACTGATGCTGGAATCAGAAGGGTATAAAAGATATTTACTATTGCTTGAAATTCTTTTTGAACTTTCAAAATGTGAGGATTACGAGCTCTTGAATAAAGAAATCATGCCTTATACCATTATTTCTAAAAATAAAACCCGCCTTGAAAATATTTTCACTTATGTGGAACATCATTATGACAAGGAAATTGATATTGAAGATGTTGCAAAACTGGCCAATCTTACTTTGCCCGCTTTCTGTAATTTCTTTAAAAAGGCGACTCAGATTACGTTTACAGAGTTTGTGAACCGCTACAGAATTAATAAAGCATGTCTGCTGATGGCCCAGGACAGATCTATTTCAGAATGCAGTTATCAGTGCGGTTTTAACAATGTAACGTATTTTAATAGAATGTTTAAAAAATATACAGGAAAGACTCCTTCAGAATTTATCAGGAATTATTCTCATAATAAAGTGAATGTGGATTTGAAGGTTGAAAAGGAAACTAAGTCCAAAGTAAGCTTTTAA
- a CDS encoding thioredoxin family protein yields the protein MNTPSNMLALGTKAPFFELPNPSKTNELQSLDELKGEKGTLVIFMCNHCPFVLHVIDKINELYEDYNERGIEFIAINANDIEKYPADSPEKMIEFQIERRFDFPYLFDESQAVAKAYDAACTPDFYFFDDKLDLVYRGQMDDSRPGNNKDVTGEDLIIAFENLLAGEAQEEIQRPSMGCNIKWK from the coding sequence ATGAATACTCCCTCAAATATGTTGGCATTAGGAACAAAAGCGCCGTTTTTTGAACTTCCTAACCCGTCAAAAACGAATGAACTTCAGTCTTTGGATGAGCTGAAAGGAGAAAAAGGTACTTTGGTGATCTTCATGTGCAACCACTGTCCGTTTGTTCTTCATGTAATCGACAAGATCAATGAATTATATGAAGATTACAACGAGCGTGGAATTGAATTTATTGCCATCAATGCGAATGATATTGAAAAATATCCGGCAGATTCTCCGGAAAAAATGATCGAATTTCAAATTGAAAGAAGATTCGACTTCCCTTATTTGTTTGATGAAAGCCAGGCGGTAGCAAAAGCTTACGATGCTGCGTGTACACCGGATTTTTATTTCTTTGATGATAAACTTGATCTTGTATACAGAGGTCAGATGGATGATTCAAGACCGGGAAATAATAAAGATGTTACAGGTGAGGATCTGATTATTGCTTTTGAAAATCTTTTGGCTGGAGAAGCTCAGGAAGAAATTCAGAGACCTAGCATGGGATGCAATATTAAATGGAAATAA
- a CDS encoding TetR/AcrR family transcriptional regulator, producing the protein MGLHERRQREKESIRANILQAAFTLAKTEGWASLSMRKIADAIEYSAPVVYDYFENKEAILFEISLDGFHKLHIELLKAQQKHSTPEEQLVAIVDAYWNFAFKNKEYYQLMFGLGMQCCGKGQMKKEFSSFQELIYECTYEIIKKNGSNPDNACHMSHALFSAVHGMISIMMMRTADIPSTMNKTTLDETVSAFIKSL; encoded by the coding sequence ATGGGTCTACATGAACGCCGTCAACGAGAAAAGGAATCCATCCGTGCAAATATTTTGCAGGCTGCTTTTACGTTGGCCAAAACTGAAGGCTGGGCATCACTTTCTATGCGAAAGATAGCAGACGCTATTGAGTATAGTGCCCCGGTGGTGTATGATTATTTTGAAAATAAAGAAGCTATCCTATTTGAAATTTCTTTAGATGGCTTTCACAAGTTACATATAGAATTATTAAAAGCTCAGCAGAAACACAGTACTCCGGAAGAACAGCTTGTTGCCATTGTGGATGCTTACTGGAACTTTGCTTTTAAAAATAAGGAATATTACCAGCTTATGTTTGGTCTTGGAATGCAGTGCTGCGGAAAAGGTCAGATGAAAAAAGAATTCTCATCATTTCAGGAGCTTATCTATGAATGCACTTATGAGATTATTAAGAAAAACGGATCCAATCCGGACAATGCCTGCCATATGTCTCACGCTCTGTTTTCTGCCGTACACGGAATGATCTCTATTATGATGATGCGCACAGCTGATATCCCTTCTACGATGAATAAGACTACATTGGACGAAACTGTTTCGGCTTTTATTAAGTCTTTGTAA
- a CDS encoding efflux RND transporter periplasmic adaptor subunit has translation MKLPGKTRFIVLIASIILLQSCTKAAEGTNAAPPAPELPVYTVITSPATTYQEFPTALEGKNNVEIRSQVDGYLDRIYVEEGAYVRAGQPLFKIDSRSYGEQMNMAQANLQAANANIQKARVEVDRIQPLVAAKVVSDVQLKTAKANYEAAVAAASQARASVGSARINVGFTTITAPVSGYIGRIPYKKGSLISRTDVNPLTLLSDISEIYAYFSLSELDFIAFQNKYPGASLEEKLKNMPMVDLVIADNSTYPEKGRLSIVDGQFDKTTGAISVRAVFPNANGTLRTGNTGRVRMPQLISNAVVIPQESTFEIQDKTYVYVMDKGKKVMGRPIKIAGKTDSYYFISEGLAPGEKIVYTGIGNLKDGATIRPRNISSDSLLKAKPL, from the coding sequence ATGAAATTACCTGGAAAAACAAGGTTTATTGTACTTATTGCAAGTATAATTCTTTTACAGAGCTGCACAAAAGCCGCAGAAGGAACCAATGCCGCACCTCCAGCTCCAGAACTTCCGGTTTATACCGTTATTACATCACCCGCTACTACATATCAGGAATTCCCAACTGCTTTGGAAGGGAAAAACAACGTAGAAATCAGATCTCAGGTAGACGGATATCTGGATAGGATTTATGTAGAAGAAGGTGCTTATGTAAGAGCAGGACAACCGTTATTTAAAATAGATTCAAGAAGCTACGGCGAGCAGATGAATATGGCTCAGGCTAATCTTCAGGCTGCCAATGCCAATATCCAAAAAGCAAGAGTGGAAGTAGACAGAATTCAGCCACTGGTTGCTGCAAAAGTAGTTTCTGATGTACAGCTTAAAACAGCAAAAGCCAATTATGAAGCTGCCGTTGCCGCTGCTTCTCAAGCCAGAGCCTCTGTTGGAAGCGCAAGAATCAATGTAGGATTTACAACGATTACAGCTCCTGTAAGTGGTTATATCGGAAGAATTCCTTACAAAAAAGGAAGTTTGATCTCAAGAACAGATGTAAATCCATTGACATTATTATCTGATATCAGTGAAATCTATGCCTACTTCTCTTTAAGTGAACTTGACTTCATCGCTTTCCAAAACAAATACCCTGGAGCAAGCTTAGAAGAAAAGCTGAAAAATATGCCGATGGTGGATCTTGTAATTGCCGATAACAGTACTTACCCTGAAAAAGGAAGATTAAGCATTGTAGACGGGCAGTTTGATAAAACTACCGGAGCCATCAGTGTACGTGCCGTTTTCCCTAATGCCAACGGAACTTTAAGAACCGGAAACACAGGAAGAGTGCGTATGCCTCAGCTGATCTCGAATGCAGTGGTTATTCCTCAGGAATCAACATTTGAAATTCAGGATAAGACCTATGTATATGTAATGGATAAAGGCAAAAAAGTAATGGGAAGACCTATTAAAATAGCTGGAAAAACAGACAGCTATTACTTTATTTCCGAAGGGCTTGCTCCTGGAGAAAAAATCGTATACACAGGAATTGGAAACTTGAAAGACGGTGCCACCATCAGACCGAGAAATATTTCTTCTGACAGCTTATTAAAAGCGAAACCATTATAG